One segment of Anguilla anguilla isolate fAngAng1 chromosome 1, fAngAng1.pri, whole genome shotgun sequence DNA contains the following:
- the LOC118231723 gene encoding lymphocyte activation gene 3 protein-like isoform X1, whose protein sequence is MPVQRLTGLLPWLLFNIILLFTGVSGSERTVYSSAGELVSLPCNHHGSLDCSSIVWLRSSVGSQESIELDTYGVVKDKNQQIARRLSVGNDCSLHINDLTTADAGRYSCRLYSNDKVYTDVIVFLSILNIFASSPVTELKTGSPVTLVCKLHSPEPCGKSVRVTWVSETGVPLQGNRHKLSDLECSSSLTVTLERSDHNMKWRCQLTVEGKLKASHSYTTSFPGVSGSELTVYSGAGELVSLPCNHHGSLDCSSIVWLRSSVGSQGTIESVTHGVVKDKNQQIARRLSVGNDCSLHINDLTTADAGRYNCQLNRNEKDYTDVSFINLSILNIFAFSPVTELNIGSIVTLVCELHSPEPCGKSIRVSWVSETGAPLQGDRHKLSESECSSNLTVTLERSDRNMKWRCQLTVDGKLKASHSYTTSFPGKSWLSF, encoded by the exons ATGCCTGTGCAAAGACTGACTGGACTCCTGCCATGGCTACTCTTCAACATCATACTCCTCttcacag gTGTCAGTGGTTCAGAACGTACTGTGTACTCCAGTGCAGGAGAGCTTGTCAGTTTACCATGTAACCATCATGGCTCTCTTGACTGTTCCTCAATTGTGTGGCTCCGGAGCAGTGTTGGATCACAAGAATCTATTGAATTGGACACTTATGGAGTGGTCAAAGATAAAAATCAACAGATAGCTAGAAGGCTGAGTGTGGGAAATGATTGTTCTTTGCACATTAATGATCTTACCACTGCTGATGCTGGACGGTACAGCTGTCGACTGTATAGCAATGATAAGGTTTATACAGACGTTATTGTTTTCTTGTCTATTCTCAACA tttttgcatCCTCTCCAGTGACAGAGCTGAAGACTGGTAGTCCAGTTACTCTTGTCTGTAAACTCCACAGCCCTGAGCCTTGTGGAAAAAGCGTTAGAGTGACCTGGGTTAGTGAGACAGGAGTCCCACTGCAGGGAAACAGGCACAAGCTGTCAGATTTAGAATGCTCCTCCAGTCTGACTGTGACACTTGAGCGCTCAGACCACAACATGAAGTGGAGATGCCAGCTAACTGTGGAGGGGAAGCTGAAGGCCTCACACAGTTACACCACAAGCTTCCCTG gTGTCAGTGGTTCAGAACTTACAGTGTACTCCGGTGCAGGAGAGCTTGTCAGTTTACCATGTAACCATCATGGCTCTCTTGACTGTTCCTCAATTGTGTGGCTCCGGAGCAGTGTTGGATCACAAGGAACTATTGAATCGGTCACTCATGGAGTGGTCAAAGATAAAAATCAACAGATAGCTAGAAGGCTGAGTGTGGGAAATGATTGTTCTTTGCACATTAATGATCTTACCACTGCTGATGCTGGACGATACAACTGTCAACTGAATCGCAATGAAAAGGATTATACAGATGTTTCTTTTATTAACTTGTCTATTCTCAACA tctttgCATTCTCTCCAGTGACAGAGCTGAATATTGGTAGTATAGTTACTCTTGTCTGTGAACTTCACAGCCCTGAGCCTTGTGGAAAAAGCATTAGAGTGAGCTGGGTTAGTGAGACAGGAGCCCCATTGCAGGGAGACAGGCACAAACTGTCAGAGTCAGAATGCTCCTCCAATCTGACTGTGACACTTGAGCGCTCAGACCGCAACATGAAGTGGAGATGCCAGCTAACTGTCGATGGGAAGCTGAAGGCCTCACACAGTTACACCACAAGCTTCCCTGGTAAGAGCTGGCTTTCCTTTTAG
- the LOC118231723 gene encoding sialic acid-binding Ig-like lectin 9 isoform X2, whose amino-acid sequence MPVQRLTGLLPWLLFNIILLFTGVSGSERTVYSSAGELVSLPCNHHGSLDCSSIVWLRSSVGSQESIELDTYGVVKDKNQQIARRLSVGNDCSLHINDLTTADAGRYSCRLYSNDKVYTDVIVFLSILNIFASSPVTELKTGSPVTLVCKLHSPEPCGKSVRVTWVSETGVPLQGNRHKLSDLECSSSLTVTLERSDHNMKWRCQLTVEGKLKASHSYTTSFPGVSGSETTVYSSAGVPVSHSYTTTFPGKSWLSF is encoded by the exons ATGCCTGTGCAAAGACTGACTGGACTCCTGCCATGGCTACTCTTCAACATCATACTCCTCttcacag gTGTCAGTGGTTCAGAACGTACTGTGTACTCCAGTGCAGGAGAGCTTGTCAGTTTACCATGTAACCATCATGGCTCTCTTGACTGTTCCTCAATTGTGTGGCTCCGGAGCAGTGTTGGATCACAAGAATCTATTGAATTGGACACTTATGGAGTGGTCAAAGATAAAAATCAACAGATAGCTAGAAGGCTGAGTGTGGGAAATGATTGTTCTTTGCACATTAATGATCTTACCACTGCTGATGCTGGACGGTACAGCTGTCGACTGTATAGCAATGATAAGGTTTATACAGACGTTATTGTTTTCTTGTCTATTCTCAACA tttttgcatCCTCTCCAGTGACAGAGCTGAAGACTGGTAGTCCAGTTACTCTTGTCTGTAAACTCCACAGCCCTGAGCCTTGTGGAAAAAGCGTTAGAGTGACCTGGGTTAGTGAGACAGGAGTCCCACTGCAGGGAAACAGGCACAAGCTGTCAGATTTAGAATGCTCCTCCAGTCTGACTGTGACACTTGAGCGCTCAGACCACAACATGAAGTGGAGATGCCAGCTAACTGTGGAGGGGAAGCTGAAGGCCTCACACAGTTACACCACAAGCTTCCCTG gtGTCAGTGGATCGGAAACTACAGTGTACTCCAGTGCAGGAGTGCCTGTCTCACACAGTTACACCACCACCTTCCCTGGTAAGAGCTGGCTTTCCTTTTAG